The Naumovozyma castellii chromosome 2, complete genome sequence agaacaattaaagattAAGAAGAACACTGTTTCGAACGCCTATAAGTATTTTGCACCAAGGTTATTAGCAGATAATTTGTTACCTCAGATTGGCGAAACTGTCGCATCACCATTACAATATGGATATAGAACCAAGATTACCCCACATTTCGATATGCCCAGAAGATTAAAGACTTTGGAAGTTAGACCACCACTTGGGTTTGGTCAGAAGGGGAGACCACAATGGAGAAAGGAAACTATCAATGAAGGAGGCAATGCTTCTATTTTGGATATTGAAGAGTGCGCCTTGGCAACCgatataataaatcaagGTCTTACGaatgaaagaaagagatttgaaaaagaatttaagaattacaagaaaGGTGCAACTATTTTATTGAGAGAGAATACAATTATATTAGATCCTTCTAAGGAAGTGGAAGAGCAATTAGAAGAAGGTTCAAGAGATGAAGATGGGAAGATAAGTTACATACTAGTGGATGACAAGGAGCATGGGGTGAAGCTTGCAAAGACTTGTGTTACCAATCCGAGACAAATAGTAACGGAATATGTGGATGGATACACATTCAAATTCACATCCGGTGAGTTTTTCCAAAACAATAATTCTATCTTGCCAATTGTCACCAAGTATGTGCGTGAAAATTTACAACTTCCAAATTCTAAAGAGGGTGAGCCACGTTACTTGGTTGATGCATACTGTGGTTCCGGGTTATTTAGTATATGCAGTTCTAAGGGTGTTGATAAGGTCACTGGTGTTGAAATATCAGCTGATAGTGTATCATTTGCTGAGAAGAACGCCAAGGCCAATGGTATtgaaaattgtaaattCATTGCTGGTAAGGCTGAAAAGCTTTTTGAATCTATTGATACACCAAATGATAAAACATCAGTCATCTTGGATCCTCCAAGAAAGGGATGTGATGAGTTATTCTTAAAGCAATTGGCTGAGTATTATCCTGCTCGTATTGTTTACATATCCTGTAATGTACACTCACAGGCTAGAGATATGGAATATTTCATAAAGGAGACCGAAAAGGGTAAAGATTATAAGATTGAAAGTTTGAGAGGATTTGATTTCTTCCCACAAACTCATCATGTAGAAAGTGTATGTGTGTTATCTAGAGTTTAGTCATAAGTAATAAATTTCTACCTATCTGCCAAGTAAGATATTACAAATGTTTCAATCAAAAGAAGCAGTCAAATACTTTTTGAGCCCAGACACCATTTGGTAAACCCAtacattcaaaaaaatatagatttccaattttattGCTTTccatcaatttttttttggaacAGTGAAAGTTTACCCGAACAAGTGGAAAATTCGAGATTaacaatattaaaaataatgatagaTGAAGTAATACTAGTACCATTAAATTTGCcaaatcttcaagaataataacaaaGAAAGACAAGCCAATATGGAAAACGATAAGGGTCAATTAGTATGTGATATCATGaaggaaattattgaagatgtgATAGGATAGTTTGAGAATACAAGGAAAATTGGTTAGAAGGACTACCGTTCCCATTCCACATGTGTTAATAATACCACTGAAAGCAATAAATGAGATACCGTGAGAGCAGCTTTGTTGTGGAAAGGACATTATTTTTGAAGTTTTCATACCAGTGAAAGTTGCATGAAATGGAAGCAAGAATGCGGGCCCAATAATTGAATGCTAAGAAAGAATGATAGGAACCAGGACAGGAAAAAAACGCACATATTGTATTAAACGCCATTAAGTTATCCATCGATTCATTAATCTTGAAACGAGATTCAAAATTACTAACAAGAGCAATATTTAACTAGGTCGAACTTTATGTTCCAAGAAAGTGTTCTGCTACCAACAGAATCATCAAGGCTGACGATCACGCCTCTGTTCAAATCAACATTGCCAAGGTTGACGAAGAAGGCCGTGCCATCCCAGGTGAATACATTACCTACGCTTTGTCCGGTAACGTCAGAGCCAGAGGTGAAGCTGATGACTCTTTGAACCGTTTGGCTCAAAACGACGGTTTGTTGAAGAACGTCTGGTCTTACTCCCGTTAAGAGGATAGTGGCGCTAGTGCGCTCGTATTAATTTTTACTTAAGACTACATACATCTCACCTTCCGCATACGTACTAGGTACTATCTATATTAGGTTATAATAATTGTGTCATTCCCTGACGACGTCTCTCTCTGTGTATATACATCTGTGTAGTCCCGTCCACTGCTGTGTTGCGGATCTGCTGTGGATCTGTCACAGTGTAACGTTGTTTCCCATTTGGGTCGAGTGCTGCCAACAGAGTAAGGGGCAACCGACCGTTGACCGTATCCGGATGTGCTCGGTCCATGTGCGGGGTGGTCTAGGGACAGACACCTTAACTTGGCGGGGACGCAACAAACTGTCAACACACAATCAACAGCTTCTTGAACCTCTGTCAAGCACCGCTAGACTATATAAGCCCTCAGGAGGCCAGGTACCGTTGCTTGTTTCTGTTCTCACTACCCGCTCTCTCCATTGTTCTCGCTGCTCCCTTCGATATACCTCCATCTTGGCCTCAGAAATTCACTGAAGTTGCTGCTACTACCCAAACAATAAGAAAACAGGTCTCGCTATGGGTCCCAAATTAGCTATCGCCACGTTATTGTACTCTGCAGATTATTTACCAGGGGTATTCACTCTTGGTTATAAGATTAATCTACTGTTGCAACAAGCTCGTGTACAGGATAAATTCACAACATGTTTACTGATTACTAAATCGCTTTACCAGGACGTTCTTTGTGAACAAACTAAATTCCTCCTTTCATCTCTATTCTCtgaaataattcaaattgatgCCTTGAATCATACGAATTTCATCATtgccaataataatgacaaCTTGACCCTTTTGCAAAGACCAGAATTATCATTCACCTTAGTGAAAGCTCGTTTATGGGAATTGACTCAATTCGATCAGGTATTATACTTGGATGCAGACACCTTACCCATGAGTAATGACTTCCTAACCATCTTCCATCTAATGTCAGAACAAAAGCAAAACCAACTTGGTGCTGTCCCCGATATCGGCTGGCCCGATATGTTCAACAGTGGTGTCATGATGCTTATACCAAACAAGCAGATCGCTTCCGAACTGCAATTGTTCATCGTTAATGAAGTATCCATCGATGGTGCAGATCAAGGTATCTTGAATCAATTCTTTAACCCCAATTGTGCTCCCGAGGACAAGAGATATGCATTCCCAAGAGAATGGGTAAGATTACCATTCCTTTTCAACGTGACGACCCCTAATCATGGATATCAATGTCCACCCGCTATGAAATACTTCTCTGATAGAATAAAATTGGTTCATTTCATTGGTACTAATAAACCTTGGAGAGTTggttttgaaaatgaatatgCTTATCAATGGAAGGAAATGCATGATGAATTCAATGAAGAGTTTGTTCCAGCCCATCAATTGGCTAATTTCCATCTAAATGATGAGCACTTTGAGGACAATTCTCAAAATGTGCAAGTGCAACCAGAGTAtcatgaagaatttaatgataataacgCTAATGATAATAACCAGGATTACGTTCAAGAAAGCAATGActatattaataatgataatgacaaTTACACTAATCCACCAGAACCAGAAACTGAAAACCAATACCAGCCAGAACAGGcacagcaacaacaacccCAAGAGCAAGAGCAAGAACAGGAGCAAGAGCAAGAATATCATGAACCTGAGCCACCAAAGGAACCACTTCCCCTggatttcaaagaatggTTGACGACCTTCATTAACAAGGATGTGCCACGCGAAGATGTACCTATCGATGAAATCCCCGAGGATTCAGCGACAGAggatattgaagatatgGAGGAAGAAGTCATTGATACCGAACAGGTTGAGGAAGATGTAAGAGAGGATGAAGtgcaagaagaagaacgtAGAATAAGAAGTCCAACACCTGAACCGGTAGTTATTCCAGTTGAAGAGACTGAAATTAAGCCAGACGAAACTGTAAAGTCCGTTGTTGATTCTGAAGACAAAAAGGTTGAAACCTCTTCCTCTACCACAAACGATAAAcaagataaagaaaaggaagaggAACAGAAAGGAGATGATGTTCCTAATTTCAAGTTCGACTGGGAAAGTACAGATTATCTTTCTCATGTTGAAAGAAGCTTCCCTGACAGCATTTTCGAGTATTCAGTGGAAGAGTAACGAGCTCATGATATATACCATTTTGGataaatgaattgataaattttatAAACATAATAGAAATATGACTTTACGTAATCAAAAGTATCAATTGCAAcgaatattattattattttgtttttccGTCGCCAAAAACGTCAGCGACCGTAAGGAGTGCgtgaaaaaattttcttgaaaaaataacGTTGCTTGGGGGAAAATCAATGCTAGTCCTACCATCATCACTCACTACAAGTTGAGACCTTAATGGGATACTTTTTATACAGCATAGATTTTAACTCGTCTTGAGATCTTATTATATCTTGCTTTTATTCTAAAATCTGTAAGAGTAGTGACTATATAAAAACCACCCAATATGTCCACTGAAGGTATTActgatattgaagaatctCAAATCCAAACCAACTACGACAAGGTCGTCTACAAGTTCGATGATATGAACTTGGACGAAAAATTGTTGAGAGGTGTTTTCGGTTACGGTTTCGAAGACCCATCTGCTATTCAACAAAGAGCTATTATGCCAATTATTGAAGGTCACGATGTCTTAGCTCAAGCTCAATCTGGTACTGGTAAGACTGGTACTTTCTCCATTGCTGCTTTGCAAAGAATTGACACCTCCATTAAGGCTCCACAAGCTTTGATGTTGGCCCCAACCAGAGAATTGGCTCTACAAATTCAAAAGGTCGTCATGGCTTTAGCTTTCCACATGGATGTTAAGGTTCACGCTTGTATTGGTGGTACCTCCTTCGTTGAAGATGCTGAAGGTTTGAGAGACGCTCAAATCGTTGTCGGTACTCCAGGTCGTGTTTTCGATAACATTCAAAGACGTAGATTCAGAACTGACAGCATCAAGATGTTCATCTTGGATGAAGCCGATGAAATGTTGTCTTCTGGTTTCAAGGAacaaatttaccaaattttCACCATGTTGCCACCAACTACTCAAGTCGTCTTATTGTCTGCTACCATGCCAAGAGATGTTTTGGAAGTTACCACTAAGTTCATGAGAAACCCAGTCAGAATCTTGGTTAAGAAGGATGAATTGACTTTGGAAGGTATTAAGCAATTCTACGTTAACGTCgaagaagaacaattcAAGTACGAATGTTTAACTGATTTGTACGATTCCATTTCCGTTACTCAAGCTGTTATTTTCTGTAACACTAGAAGAAAGGTTGAAGAATTGACCCAAAAGTTGACCGCTGATGACTTCACCGTCTCTGCCATCTACTCTGATTTACCACAACAAGAAAGAGATACCATTATGAAGGAATTCAGAAGTGGTTCTTCCAGAATCTTGATCTCCACCGATTTGTTGGCTAGAGGTATCGATGTCCAACAAGTTTCCTTGGTTATCAACTACGATTTACCAACCAACAAGGAAAACTATATCCATAGAATTGGTAGAGGTGGTCGTTTCGGTAGAAAGGGTGTTGCTATCAACTTTGTTGtcaatgatgatgttgGAGCTATGagagaattggaaaagttCTACTCTActcaaattgaagaattgcCATCTGACATTGCTACTTTGTTCACTTAAGCGAAGTACTATATGGAAAAGGTCAATTGTCTTCATACATTAAAACTTGTAAGTCGTACTTTATTTTCCACCAAAACATATAAACACTCTTTATTGTTTTTAACTAGATAATTTGTAAATTGTTTCTATATCCAAATcgaaaattcaatattaaaaaGTATGTGTAAATAAATGTTGTATACTATGgatgatttctttgacTATGCAATCCGAATTTTCCTCCCAGTGAAATTTCTCATTATGACAGAAATATGTacgaaaatttttcaactcaTCACTAGTGAATACTAAACCaaaactttgaagaagagcAATTCTATTGACCTAGTCTCACAAACAAACCTCACCAAACTGGACCAAAGATGCAAGCCTCTCTTGAACTTGATCAATCTAAAAATGGTCTTCCGAGGAAAGCACTAGTCTCCTTGATAGCGCATTGCGAAACCGATCCCAAATTATCTAATGATAAAGATATCCAGGTGGTGATAAACACAGGAAAGAGGATGGGTCTTAAAAAAGATTACATTCCAAGAATCATACCACTAACATTTTGCAAATTGTATAAACCAAAGGATCTTAGAATTTTGCTAATCACCAAGGATCCATCCACATTATATAGGGAGACACTAGAGAAGGATGAAGCTACACATGAAATGTTCAAAGAGATAATAACTGTTAAGAACCTCAAACGTCGTTTTAAAGGTGCCAAGTTGAATCATTTATATAGAGAATTTGATGTCATTGTCGCTGATTATAGAGTACATCATTTACTTCCAAATATCCTAGGTAGTCGATTCTTCCACGGGAGTAAGAAGATGCCTTATATGATAAGAATGTCCAAGGCTGTCAAGGTGAGACGTCAAAAAATGGAGGAGGAATGTGATCCGATATATGTGAGAGCTCAATTAAGAAGTATATGTAAGAATACCTGCTATGTTCCAAACGATGATAACTGTTTGAACATCAAAATTGGGGAGATCTCTAAGCACAGCGTTGATGAGATGATATCAAATATCCAGGACATTGTTACTTTCCTTTCTGATGCAAGTAAGAAGCCTCAAGGTGGCGTTATAAAGGGTGGAATTACCTCCATGTTTGTGAAGACCAGCAACAGTGCCAGTCTGCCCATTTACGAGAAACCTGAAGCAGGTCCCATTGCACACGAGGATGAGGAATACGAGAGCTTGAGACTATGATAGATCATATAATAACAtgtattatatatataacgTCACGCCACCGTTAGCTAATTTATAAATAGAATGATTTGCCATTGTCGTATTTAAATACGTAACGTTagaaaaaatgaatggCGGCAAAATCGAATCGGTTTGAAATTTCCCAAAAAGACCTAGTAGTGAAACTTTTCTGACCATTGTGTCAAGTTGTGACGGGGATAAATTAGCATGGTGAGGTCGCATATTTACCGTCTCATCTTTCTTCTGGTGGTAACTGCGGGACTTGTGAAGCTCAAATACGGCAATCAAAGAAGTAAACTGGAAGAGGAGCTCTTTCGGAAGTCCAGTACTTCTATTTCCAGGTTTGATTCAGTACGAAGGCGAACATTTATAGGAAGACCAAAATTATCCACAAACTCCTACGATGATAACTTAATGAACGCTAAGATGGAAATAGCAGAAACTGGGAGCCAGAAAGAAAATGCTACCATTTTAATGTTAGTAAGAAATTGGGAATTGGAGGAAGCATTGGGATCGATGAGATCCCTCGAAGATAGATTTGATAAGCATTTTGCATACGATTGGACATTCTTGAATGATGTTCCCTTCAGTGATGAATTTATAGACGCAACAACCGCCATGGCAAGTGGTAAAACTCAATATGCATTAATTCCCGAAGAGGATTGGAACCGCCCATCATGGATCAACGAAACATTGTTCGAAGAGAGGTTGAAAGTAATGGAAGATAAAGGTGTACTATATGGTGGTGTCAAGTCGTATAGAAATATGTGTCGCTTTAATTCTGGGTATTTTTTCAGACAAGACATTCTTAAGGGATACGATTATTATTTTAGGGTGGAACCAGGTGTCGAATATTTTTGTGATTTCCCCTATGATCCATTCTATATCATGAGGAAGtatcaaaagaaatatggCTTTGTGATAACAATGTATGAATACGAAGATACTATTCCAACTTTATGGGAAAATATAGAAATGTACCTTGACGAAAACGAGCAAGATATTGATATGGAAAACAATGCTCATAAGTTTTTGACAGATTCAGAAATAATTGGGAACCAAGTAAATATAATTGATTCCAATACAGAATACAACCTTTGCCATTTTTGGTCCAATTTCGAAATTGGagatttaaatttctttagaAGTGATAGATACAagagatattttgaatttttagaTTCTAAAGGTGGATTCTATTACGAAAGATGGGGTGATGCCCCAGTGCATACAATTGCAGCagcattattattaaatcgAGACGAAATTATACATTTCGATGAAATAGGATACAAACATGATCCATTCTATACATGTCCAAGCGCTTACtatatgaaattaaaacAAAGATGTGTCTGTGATCCTCATGGAGAATACAGCGTTGACTTGAATGAAATAAGTTGCTTACGGAAATGGTGGAAGAATGGGAGTGGGAAAAGATTTCTCAAATATGAATAGatcaaaatcaatgaaCCAGCATATATAGATAGATTacttcatttttttattttttattattttttcataAAATCTATAACTCAATACAACGTTTCCAAGTTTGACAGTTCCTTTAgaattctttccaattcatcgTCAGATATTTTGTTATTAAGACTTGGAACAAGAGTCTTTGCTTCATCTGCTGTATCACACGCCAGGGATCCCAATTGAGCCACTTCAAATGGGTGTAATCCTGTACttttcaacaattgaattaCTGCACCAACAGTTTCTTGATCTCTAAATCTTGAGAAATTGGtcaaatattccaaagtATTCTTTAAATCCTTATTGTTCCCACCTGTAGTTTGTTCCAACAGGACATCTAATGATTCTAGTTCCTTTTCACGGGTCTCTGTGTGCAtgaaatcttcatcttcttcatcgtcatcctCGTCACTTTGTGCCTCATCCACCATGTGTGAACTGTCAGTTTGGTTAATATGGTTAATGGCACCTGCATCGTCACTGTCGCTATCGCCTGATCCCTTGGTGGAGTTATTGTGTATATTATTACTTTCATTCTGACGCtgtttcctcttttttTGTTGTATACGCTGAGATTTCTTAAACGCCTTTCTTCTTTCCACTAAGGCTTCTTTGATAATTAATCTTGCCTCACTCAAGTTCAATGCGATCagttcttcctcttctccTTGATGGTtgatttgtttcaattggAATTCATGTCCCAATTGTAATGTTGCAGCAttctcttcctcttcaatcttcttcaatctcCTTCTAGAAGTCTGGAACGTAGATGTCgaaatattcattatgTACCCAATAACGCTGTTACCTATACTATCAAATAACTCACTTCCTATCCTGTATGACAACTGATAAAATGGTATtgacaaatatattaatttgaattatttcGAATTACTAAAAATTTCGATCGTCCCACACGGCATCATTTCCTTATAATGAGAAGTGATAGATTGTCATTTAACCACAACGTTTCTGATCCAGGAAGAAGAACATTACCATCATCAGAGTACCACGGTCTCTATAGCAGAGTATACTATGAGTCAAAGCCGCAACACCACAAAGGACCCTCTATTGGCCAACTTAAATGCATTCAAGAACAAAGTGAAGACGGCGCCAGTGCTTCCCACTCCCAAGGTAACATCTCCCAAGAAGCCCACCACAATAACGATAGATGGATCTtcaccaaagaagaataataagAAGAGGACGGTCATGCAAAGAGAGGTCATGGAGATTTCATCTGAGGATGATACTGAGAATGAGAACGTTAAATCTGGAGAAACTCCGGGGACGAAGATTGAATtagatattgatgattcTCCATCTAAGAAAGTGAGACCCGGTTCTCTGGCCGCTGCTGCATTACAAGCTAGTCAAGATAACATAGGGAAGAGCCATGattcttccaaattgtTATGGGCTACAGAATACATTCAGAAGAAGGGAAAACCCGTTCCTTTGAATGAATTATCAGATTACTTGTCTTTACAACCTAGTGATAAAATTTTGGATTTACtgaaaaaattggataAGATATCGTATGATGATAAGAAAAATGCATTTAAGTATGTGTCTACGTATGATGTCCATTCTGGGTCTGAATTGATAGCCCTATTGAGATCACAAGTTACTTTTAAAGGTATATCATgtaaagaattgaaagatggGTGGCCACAGTGTGATGATactattaatgaattagaagaagatagTAAGATATTGGTGTTGAGGACGAAAAAGGACAAGACTCCAAGATATGTTTGGTATAATAATGGTGGTGATTTAAATAGGATTGATGATGAGTTCGTCAAGATGTGGGAGAACGTCCAATTACCACAATTTGCAGAATTACCAAGAAAGTTACAAGATTTGGGGTTGAAACCGGCCAGTGTGGATCCAGCAACGATAAAGAGACAAACGACAAGAGTggaaataaagaagaagaaacaaagaagaGGGAAGATTACAAATACTCATATGACTGGTATCTTAAAGGATTTCTCTCATAGGGTATGAAATAATTATTGCATGTTGACTCTAAGTCTTTGATTAAGGTCTATAGATATGGTTATatagaaaagaaaaatttgtaGACCTAACGTTAAATTACCTTATTCagtattttctttaattggaatgaattattttattgtttaCTATACAAAATTGTTATTCTTTATATGCGGGTGTatatcatttatttcttttccttctttttcttatccttcttcttcttctttttattttcaccatcttcatccttaTGATGACGTTTCTTGGATGGTTTCTTCTCACTTTTAGCTGATTCACTCTCCTTTACATCAAAATCTTCGGCGTCATAACCAGTAGCGAAATGTCTCAATATTAAACCTTCCACTTTGGGAACATCCTTACGAGGCACCTTAACTTCCTCTAACTTGATATCCGGTATGGAAGTATTTTCACTAATCGTGAAAACTTTATCGAATTTTTTAAAGTTGGGGCTAATGGATAATGATTCTCTGTCCTCTGTAGGTATTAACAGTTGCAAATTACTGAACTCATCGCTATTTTTTGCTCTAGAAACAGAGTACTTCTTCTTATTAAGTTTTATTATAGCTTCATCATTTGTCGATTCCGGAACGGACAGAGTTTTTAAACTGGAAAGATCCACATTGCTGGGAAAATTCAAGAGCCAGACCTCTTCATTATCGCCCTTTGCC is a genomic window containing:
- the TFA2 gene encoding transcription factor TFIIE subunit TFA2 (ancestral locus Anc_1.202), whose amino-acid sequence is MSQSRNTTKDPLLANLNAFKNKVKTAPVLPTPKVTSPKKPTTITIDGSSPKKNNKKRTVMQREVMEISSEDDTENENVKSGETPGTKIELDIDDSPSKKVRPGSLAAAALQASQDNIGKSHDSSKLLWATEYIQKKGKPVPLNELSDYLSLQPSDKILDLLKKLDKISYDDKKNAFKYVSTYDVHSGSELIALLRSQVTFKGISCKELKDGWPQCDDTINELEEDSKILVLRTKKDKTPRYVWYNNGGDLNRIDDEFVKMWENVQLPQFAELPRKLQDLGLKPASVDPATIKRQTTRVEIKKKKQRRGKITNTHMTGILKDFSHRV
- the GLG1 gene encoding glycogenin glucosyltransferase GLG1 (ancestral locus Anc_1.212), whose amino-acid sequence is MGPKLAIATLLYSADYLPGVFTLGYKINLLLQQARVQDKFTTCLLITKSLYQDVLCEQTKFLLSSLFSEIIQIDALNHTNFIIANNNDNLTLLQRPELSFTLVKARLWELTQFDQVLYLDADTLPMSNDFLTIFHLMSEQKQNQLGAVPDIGWPDMFNSGVMMLIPNKQIASELQLFIVNEVSIDGADQGILNQFFNPNCAPEDKRYAFPREWVRLPFLFNVTTPNHGYQCPPAMKYFSDRIKLVHFIGTNKPWRVGFENEYAYQWKEMHDEFNEEFVPAHQLANFHLNDEHFEDNSQNVQVQPEYHEEFNDNNANDNNQDYVQESNDYINNDNDNYTNPPEPETENQYQPEQAQQQQPQEQEQEQEQEQEYHEPEPPKEPLPLDFKEWLTTFINKDVPREDVPIDEIPEDSATEDIEDMEEEVIDTEQVEEDVREDEVQEEERRIRSPTPEPVVIPVEETEIKPDETVKSVVDSEDKKVETSSSTTNDKQDKEKEEEQKGDDVPNFKFDWESTDYLSHVERSFPDSIFEYSVEE
- the RPA34 gene encoding DNA-directed RNA polymerase I subunit RPA34 (ancestral locus Anc_1.201), yielding MAKVSLSKDFVSDSESDSSEDENINLDFVPPSDYKKVSHLKKFKTAKGDNEEVWLLNFPSNVDLSSLKTLSVPESTNDEAIIKLNKKKYSVSRAKNSDEFSNLQLLIPTEDRESLSISPNFKKFDKVFTISENTSIPDIKLEEVKVPRKDVPKVEGLILRHFATGYDAEDFDVKESESAKSEKKPSKKRHHKDEDGENKKKKKKDKKKKEKK
- the RPS21A gene encoding 40S ribosomal protein eS21 (ancestral locus Anc_1.213), encoding MENDKGQLVELYVPRKCSATNRIIKADDHASVQINIAKVDEEGRAIPGEYITYALSGNVRARGEADDSLNRLAQNDGLLKNVWSYSR
- the TIF1 gene encoding translation initiation factor eIF4A (ancestral locus Anc_1.211) — protein: MSTEGITDIEESQIQTNYDKVVYKFDDMNLDEKLLRGVFGYGFEDPSAIQQRAIMPIIEGHDVLAQAQSGTGKTGTFSIAALQRIDTSIKAPQALMLAPTRELALQIQKVVMALAFHMDVKVHACIGGTSFVEDAEGLRDAQIVVGTPGRVFDNIQRRRFRTDSIKMFILDEADEMLSSGFKEQIYQIFTMLPPTTQVVLLSATMPRDVLEVTTKFMRNPVRILVKKDELTLEGIKQFYVNVEEEQFKYECLTDLYDSISVTQAVIFCNTRRKVEELTQKLTADDFTVSAIYSDLPQQERDTIMKEFRSGSSRILISTDLLARGIDVQQVSLVINYDLPTNKENYIHRIGRGGRFGRKGVAINFVVNDDVGAMRELEKFYSTQIEELPSDIATLFT
- the RPB4 gene encoding DNA-directed RNA polymerase II subunit RPB4 (ancestral locus Anc_1.208), producing MNISTSTFQTSRRRLKKIEEEENAATLQLGHEFQLKQINHQGEEEELIALNLSEARLIIKEALVERRKAFKKSQRIQQKKRKQRQNESNNIHNNSTKGSGDSDSDDAGAINHINQTDSSHMVDEAQSDEDDDEEDEDFMHTETREKELESLDVLLEQTTGGNNKDLKNTLEYLTNFSRFRDQETVGAVIQLLKSTGLHPFEVAQLGSLACDTADEAKTLVPSLNNKISDDELERILKELSNLETLY
- the KTR2 gene encoding mannosyltransferase KTR2 (ancestral locus Anc_1.209), which produces MVRSHIYRLIFLLVVTAGLVKLKYGNQRSKLEEELFRKSSTSISRFDSVRRRTFIGRPKLSTNSYDDNLMNAKMEIAETGSQKENATILMLVRNWELEEALGSMRSLEDRFDKHFAYDWTFLNDVPFSDEFIDATTAMASGKTQYALIPEEDWNRPSWINETLFEERLKVMEDKGVLYGGVKSYRNMCRFNSGYFFRQDILKGYDYYFRVEPGVEYFCDFPYDPFYIMRKYQKKYGFVITMYEYEDTIPTLWENIEMYLDENEQDIDMENNAHKFLTDSEIIGNQVNIIDSNTEYNLCHFWSNFEIGDLNFFRSDRYKRYFEFLDSKGGFYYERWGDAPVHTIAAALLLNRDEIIHFDEIGYKHDPFYTCPSAYYMKLKQRCVCDPHGEYSVDLNEISCLRKWWKNGSGKRFLKYE
- the TRM2 gene encoding tRNA (uracil(54)-C(5))-methyltransferase (ancestral locus Anc_1.214) → MNIFKRGSLQTFLKLSFAPRPRFYQLPISTRMSTETVPKRTITSEQPAQKAKKIKLKRYKAKKVDPTSPLGILQLEIDELLAQHNLKRDDVQNDITAILNDFPKVNGPIASKYHREVTDVKILALTSNGDGLAIISNPVETEKKQIVVVPFGLPGDVVDIKVFKTHPHYVESDLLNVKVKSPIRRDDLIKDRYFGKSSGSQFDFLEYQEQLKIKKNTVSNAYKYFAPRLLADNLLPQIGETVASPLQYGYRTKITPHFDMPRRLKTLEVRPPLGFGQKGRPQWRKETINEGGNASILDIEECALATDIINQGLTNERKRFEKEFKNYKKGATILLRENTIILDPSKEVEEQLEEGSRDEDGKISYILVDDKEHGVKLAKTCVTNPRQIVTEYVDGYTFKFTSGEFFQNNNSILPIVTKYVRENLQLPNSKEGEPRYLVDAYCGSGLFSICSSKGVDKVTGVEISADSVSFAEKNAKANGIENCKFIAGKAEKLFESIDTPNDKTSVILDPPRKGCDELFLKQLAEYYPARIVYISCNVHSQARDMEYFIKETEKGKDYKIESLRGFDFFPQTHHVESVCVLSRV
- the UTP30 gene encoding Utp30p (ancestral locus Anc_1.210), with the translated sequence MQASLELDQSKNGLPRKALVSLIAHCETDPKLSNDKDIQVVINTGKRMGLKKDYIPRIIPLTFCKLYKPKDLRILLITKDPSTLYRETLEKDEATHEMFKEIITVKNLKRRFKGAKLNHLYREFDVIVADYRVHHLLPNILGSRFFHGSKKMPYMIRMSKAVKVRRQKMEEECDPIYVRAQLRSICKNTCYVPNDDNCLNIKIGEISKHSVDEMISNIQDIVTFLSDASKKPQGGVIKGGITSMFVKTSNSASLPIYEKPEAGPIAHEDEEYESLRL